In one Myxococcales bacterium genomic region, the following are encoded:
- a CDS encoding DUF3943 domain-containing protein has protein sequence MVAPELAAPTAPLMHPRHVVRLLLSACVLAGGLLWPAAPALAGASDGDSDNRPDAPNQTFRYTSVAAGAPSYFRAILEGFGVLSLGYVEYLVSTQQLRQGVAYDGTLFYEKLRGNAQSFDANHFGTNFIGHPLGGTLYYLAARGNRLSVAQSFSWAFTGSLLWEYLGEIGERPSYNDMIATPWGGVANGETFTQLGAFFARGRPSPATRAAEVLFGWPRAVHDALDGATFARAAETDDLGLPADVWHDFRAAVDVASVTQAGAATRAEAGLAVDLAVHNLDKEGQPADVSYVYDDGNAAALRLRLRQAEGRIVDARYEASVSPVGYFTQRARLNRGRLSGQSFLVGLSVAYEIAAHDYERTAALDTISKVTVLGLLAESTTYLSGPRLRARLLLGGDFAGVRAFALPSFLAKHPEVAAATSTALPSLLKNEQYYFALGPSVAPSLALDVGAWSLEANLRWEAFQAIQGIDVDQRSLTDDIARSDRRASGGVRLAVRPLRHLEVGGEIEGRYRAGRVGEVSEQRTERSIGAFVGARF, from the coding sequence TTGGTTGCGCCGGAGCTGGCGGCGCCGACGGCACCGCTCATGCACCCGCGTCACGTCGTGCGCCTCCTGCTTTCGGCATGCGTCCTCGCGGGGGGCCTCCTCTGGCCCGCCGCGCCGGCGCTGGCGGGCGCCTCCGATGGCGACAGCGACAATCGCCCCGACGCGCCCAACCAAACCTTTCGCTACACGTCGGTCGCCGCCGGCGCACCATCGTACTTCCGGGCCATTCTTGAGGGCTTCGGCGTCCTGAGCCTCGGGTACGTGGAGTACCTCGTCAGCACGCAGCAGCTTCGTCAAGGCGTCGCCTACGACGGCACGCTTTTCTACGAGAAGTTGCGCGGCAACGCTCAATCCTTCGACGCCAACCACTTCGGGACGAACTTCATCGGGCACCCGCTCGGCGGCACCCTCTACTACTTGGCAGCTCGCGGAAACCGCTTGTCGGTGGCGCAGTCGTTCTCTTGGGCCTTCACCGGCTCGCTCTTATGGGAATACTTGGGCGAGATCGGCGAGCGGCCCAGCTACAACGACATGATCGCAACGCCTTGGGGCGGCGTCGCAAACGGGGAGACGTTCACGCAGCTCGGGGCCTTCTTTGCGCGCGGTCGTCCGAGCCCGGCGACGCGAGCGGCAGAGGTTCTCTTCGGTTGGCCGCGAGCCGTACACGACGCGCTCGACGGCGCGACCTTCGCGCGCGCCGCGGAGACCGATGACCTCGGCCTGCCGGCCGACGTGTGGCACGACTTCCGAGCGGCGGTGGACGTCGCGAGCGTGACTCAGGCGGGAGCCGCGACGCGCGCCGAAGCGGGGCTCGCCGTCGACCTCGCCGTCCACAACCTCGACAAGGAGGGGCAGCCGGCCGACGTCAGCTACGTCTACGACGACGGCAACGCAGCGGCCTTGCGGCTACGGCTGCGTCAGGCCGAAGGGCGCATCGTCGACGCGCGCTACGAGGCCTCCGTCAGCCCCGTCGGCTACTTCACGCAGCGCGCTCGACTGAACCGGGGTCGGCTTTCGGGGCAGAGCTTCCTCGTCGGCTTGAGCGTCGCATACGAGATTGCCGCCCACGACTACGAACGTACGGCCGCCCTCGACACCATCTCCAAGGTGACCGTGCTCGGGCTCCTCGCCGAGTCGACGACCTACCTAAGCGGCCCTCGTCTTCGAGCGCGCCTCCTGCTCGGCGGCGACTTCGCCGGTGTTCGTGCCTTCGCGCTGCCGTCCTTCCTGGCCAAGCACCCGGAGGTCGCCGCGGCGACCTCCACGGCCCTCCCGTCGCTCCTCAAGAACGAGCAATACTACTTTGCCCTCGGTCCTTCGGTCGCTCCGTCCCTCGCGTTGGACGTCGGCGCGTGGTCTCTCGAGGCCAACCTTCGCTGGGAGGCCTTCCAAGCAATTCAGGGCATCGACGTCGACCAGCGCTCCCTCACCGACGACATCGCGCGCAGCGATCGTCGCGCGAGCGGAGGCGTTCGCTTGGCCGTGAGGCCCTTGCGGCACCTCGAAGTCGGCGGCGAGATTGAGGGGCGCTATCGCGCCGGGCGTGTCGGCGAAGTCTCGGAACAACGCACAGAGCGATCCATCGGCGCCTTTGTCGGCGCTCGGTTCTAG
- a CDS encoding DUF692 domain-containing protein — MTPFGYGLRVPHYAELLRNGAGVPYVEALTENFLERGGRPAAVLERVRRDARVLLHGVGLSIGGVDPLRSDYLRKLRALREAVLPEVVSDHLCFGSFGGRHGHDLWPLPFTEEALAHVVRRVVEVQDQLGSRIALENVSSYVTYASSEMTEWEFLSEVSERADCFLLLDVNNVHVSATNHGFDARAFVRGLPQRRVAQFHVAGHSVREGYLFDDHGSDVPDVVWRLYREAVERFGAVPCIVERDENVPDLAVLVQESERAGAIAASALSAAASALEATACAIAFGAAS, encoded by the coding sequence ATGACCCCCTTTGGCTACGGCCTTCGTGTGCCGCACTACGCGGAGTTGCTGCGAAACGGCGCCGGCGTCCCATACGTCGAAGCCTTGACGGAGAACTTTCTCGAGCGAGGGGGTCGGCCCGCCGCCGTGTTGGAGCGCGTTCGACGAGACGCACGCGTCCTCCTCCACGGCGTCGGGCTGTCGATCGGTGGCGTTGACCCGCTGCGCAGCGATTACCTTCGGAAACTGCGGGCTCTCCGCGAGGCGGTCTTGCCGGAGGTCGTGTCGGACCACCTTTGCTTCGGGTCGTTTGGCGGTCGCCATGGGCACGACCTGTGGCCTCTGCCGTTCACGGAAGAGGCCCTCGCTCACGTCGTCAGGCGCGTGGTTGAGGTACAGGACCAACTGGGCTCGCGCATCGCCCTCGAGAACGTGTCGAGCTACGTAACCTACGCGTCCTCGGAGATGACCGAATGGGAGTTTCTCTCGGAGGTTTCGGAGCGCGCTGACTGCTTTCTGCTGCTCGACGTCAACAACGTTCACGTCAGCGCGACCAATCACGGTTTCGACGCGCGCGCGTTTGTCCGGGGACTTCCGCAGAGACGCGTCGCGCAATTTCACGTGGCCGGTCATTCGGTGCGCGAGGGGTACCTCTTCGACGACCACGGCAGCGACGTCCCCGACGTCGTTTGGCGCCTCTACCGTGAAGCCGTCGAACGCTTCGGCGCGGTCCCCTGCATCGTCGAACGCGACGAGAACGTTCCCGACCTGGCCGTGTTGGTGCAGGAGAGCGAACGAGCCGGCGCCATCGCCGCATCGGCACTCAGCGCCGCCGCCAGTGCCCTCGAGGCCACCGCATGCGCGATCGCGTTCGGGGCCGCATCATGA
- a CDS encoding putative DNA-binding domain-containing protein produces MKLAALEELFWRSVRFDPAPPEVQAEFVGRGSIDAFARMGIYRAMYWYRLVQALFDTFPRVATLLGEKTFTEVSCRYIHAHPSEDPILERFGRHFAEFLRGEEVGAAVADIAELEWTRLVSFLSEDARPWSLAAAAADLRDAVRLRPVPSLRLVSVPSATLALWDRRGADETLTPPRGLCAVALDVQVLCVWRRGFAVHQVAVQSDEAIALGHLLRGESFGVLCEAFASAAEPEKRAASVVAKWFGDERIATPEEHVN; encoded by the coding sequence ATGAAGCTCGCAGCTCTCGAAGAACTCTTCTGGCGCTCCGTTCGATTCGACCCTGCGCCCCCAGAGGTGCAAGCCGAATTCGTTGGCCGAGGGTCAATCGATGCCTTCGCGCGGATGGGAATCTATCGCGCCATGTACTGGTATCGGCTGGTCCAAGCACTGTTCGATACGTTCCCTCGTGTCGCAACCCTGCTGGGAGAGAAGACCTTCACGGAGGTCTCGTGCCGGTACATTCACGCCCACCCTTCGGAGGATCCGATTCTCGAACGCTTCGGGCGACACTTTGCTGAGTTTCTCCGGGGCGAGGAGGTCGGTGCGGCTGTGGCCGACATCGCCGAGCTTGAATGGACACGCTTGGTCTCGTTCCTCTCGGAGGACGCGCGCCCGTGGTCCCTGGCGGCCGCGGCGGCGGACCTCCGAGACGCCGTTCGACTGCGCCCCGTACCGTCGCTTCGCCTGGTGAGCGTCCCCAGCGCGACGCTCGCGCTTTGGGACCGACGGGGCGCTGACGAGACCTTGACACCGCCACGGGGACTTTGTGCCGTCGCGCTGGACGTCCAGGTGCTGTGCGTTTGGCGGCGCGGCTTCGCTGTGCACCAGGTAGCGGTTCAAAGTGACGAAGCGATCGCCCTTGGCCACCTGCTTCGCGGTGAGTCCTTTGGCGTCCTGTGCGAGGCCTTCGCTTCCGCGGCAGAACCCGAGAAGCGAGCGGCGAGCGTCGTCGCCAAGTGGTTCGGCGACGAGCGCATCGCCACGCCAGAGGAGCACGTCAATTGA